The Streptomyces taklimakanensis nucleotide sequence CGACGCCCGCGCCCTGGCACCGCTGCGCGAGGAGTACGACCGCGTCGCCCGGCTCGCCGCCCTCACCGCCGGCACCTCCGCGGAGAACGAACGCCGGATGCGCCTGGAGTCCTATGTGTTGGCCGCCCGTCTGGAGCAGGTGGCCGCGGCGGCCGGCGCCCGGCTGGCGCACATGTCCGGCGGCCGCTACACCCTGGTCCACTCCGACGCGCGCGCCTCTGGCCGCGGCCGTTCCGGCCTGGGCCTGCACGTCATCGACGCCTGGACGGGCAGCGAGCGCGACACCGCCACCCTCTCCGGCGGCGAGACGTTCTTCGCCTCCCTCGCCCTGGCCCTCGGGCTCGCCGACGTCGTCACCGAGGAGGCGGGCGGGGTCCGGCTGGACACCCTCTTCATCGACGAGGGGTTCGGCAGCCTGGACGACCAGACGCTCGACGAGGTGCTGGACGTGCTGGACTCCCTGCGCGAGCGCGATCGCAGCGTCGGCATCGTCAGCCACGTCCCCGATCTGCGTCGCCGCGTTCCGGCCCAGCTGGAGGTGGTCAAGGGCCGCGCGGGCTCGACCGTCCGCCACCGGGTGCCGTAGGGCCGGGCGCCGCGGGACGCCTGAGCCGTGTGCGCGGGGAACGAGCGCGTCCCGGTGGTGTTCGGCTGGTTACGGTGGTGCGGAACGTGGCGATCGACTGTGCGGACGCCTGGGAACCGGCCCGGTTCCGGAGCGAGGTGACCGGCTCTCCGCTGCATCCGGAGGACAGGCCGGGCACGTCCTCGCCCTCGTCGTCTTCGTCGGTGTCGCCGCAGCCCCCGTCCGCCACCGCCGACTCATGGCCCGAGGTCGGCTCCTGCCGCCGCCGTCACTGGGCCGTGCCGGCCAAAAGCCACCGGCGTACCCGCACCTCCAGCAGCACCCGCTTGCCTCCGGGGCGGGTGGGAGCGGATACGTCCCACCCGTACTTCCGTTCGAACGCGGCCACGACCTCGCGGGGAAACCCGTCACGAATCAGCGAGGCGTCCCCCTCGGCGACAACCGGAAACCGGCCATCCTCCAAGGCCAGGGACACACGGGGCTCCTTGCGGATGTTCCCGACCTTGACGGAGCCGTGATCCGCGCCGATCCACCATCGGGAACCTCGACAGACGAACCAGACAGGCGTGACGTGGGCGGAGCCGTCCGGACGCACGGTGCACAGCCAGACGTTCTTCTCCTCGGCCAAGCGCAGACGGACGGCCGACTCCGGCTCGTTCACAGGATCACTCACTCCCCCATCGGACCAGCGGGCACGAGGAAGCGCATCGGGCACCGCGTCGAGCCATCGACCTAGGTCTCGCGACCCAAGGGAAACGGCGTCGGGATCGCCCCGGGGGGCGAACCCCTCCGGAAGCGTGACAGGTGTGCCGACGAGCCTCTTCCGTGCCCACTCCGGATCCGACCGGCTCGGACCGATGACGGAAAAGCCTCACTGCGGACCGGTTCCCGGCGGCCCGTCGAGCACGGTGGGCTTGTAGTCGAGCACCTGTGAACGACCGTCGAGGGTACGGCTTTCCATGAGGTCGAGCTTGACATCGGGGTAGCCGTCGAAGATCCGGTCGCGCCCGGTCGCCCCGGTGATCACCGGGAAGACGACGACGCGGAACCGGTCGACGAGGCCGGCCCTCAGCAGCGAGCGGGAGAGACCGAGGCTGCCGAGGGTGCGCAGTTGCCGCGAGCCGCGCTTCATCTTCCGTACGGATTCGACCGCGTCGCCGGTGACCAACTCGGTGTTGGCCCAGGACAAGGGGGCGGTCAGGGTCGAGGAGAACACGATTTTGTCCAGCGCGGTCAGCGCGTCGACACCCTCCTCCCCTTGCTCGGCGAACTTGGACATCATCCGGTACGTCGTCGCGCCCATGAGCGTGATCCAGTCGTTCTTGCCGTCTTCTTCCAGCCACGCGAAGTATTCGGGGCCCTCCATGCCCCACCATCCGGGCCAGCCCTCGGCTGCGCCGTAACCGTCGAGGGACATGATGTAGTCGACCATCAGGCTTGACATCGAGCTTCCTTCCATCGTCGGACGTCCTTCCGGTGCAGACCCGTGGCGAGCCGGAAACTCATCGGCCCCCGCGGCGAATCCCCGCGTCGCCATCGGCGACGCGGGGAAGGACGAGGAGGGAGCAGCCCGGGTCGGGCGCCTGCCGCGCGGGGGAGGCGGCGACTCATCAGGGCGAGGGCGGCCCAGACGATCGGTGGGGTTCTCGCGGCGAAGCTCATCGCCGTGCGTTGTCGGGGGCGAGGGCGACCTGGACGATGGCGCCGATGCGCCGGGGCAGGGCTGTGGGATGCCGGACGAGGTCGCCTACGCCCTGGCCAAGGGGGCCCTCGCCTCCGTCACCCGCACCCTGGCCACCGCCCTCGCCCGCCGCGGGATCACCGTCAACACGATCAACCCCGGCCCGGTGGACACCGGGTACGCCACCGGTGAGACCCACGCGGCCGTCGCGTCCCTCTCCCCCCGGCGGGCGCTGGGGGCGGCCGGACGACCCCGCCCGTCTGGTCGCCTGGCTCGCCACCGACGAGGCCGCCTGGATCACCGGGCGGGTCGTCACCTCCGACGGCGGCTTCACCCGGTGACGGACCGCCCGGTGCCTTGGGAACCCGACGTCCGGACCCCGACCCGAGGGACGGGGCGAGGAGCGTCCGCGGGGCGCGCAGTCGCAGAGCGCGCCCCGCGGGAGCGTCGCACGGGGCTCAGAGGGCCGAGAGCTCCGCCACGAGGTCGTCCAACCCCAGCGACCCCAGCGACAGCGCCTCCATGTGCCACCGCTTGGCGTCGAAGGCGTCGCCGTGTGCCGCGCGGGCGGCCTCGCGCCCCTTCAACCAGGCCCGCTCGCCCAACTTGTAGCCGATCGCCTGGCCGGGCATGCCCAGGTACCGGACCAGCTCGCTCTCCACGAAGTCGGCCGGGCGCCCGCTGTGCAGGCCGAAGAACTCCTGCGCCAGCCTCGGGTTCCACCGCTCGCCGGGGTGGAAGGGGGAGTGGTCGGGGATCTCCAGCCCCAGGTGCATGCCGATGTCCACGATGACCCGGGTGGACCGCATCATCTGCGCGTCCAGGTAGCCCAACCGCAGTTCGGCGTCGTGCAGGAAACCGAGTTCGTCCATGAGGCGTTCCGCGTACAACGCCCAGCCCTCGGCGTTGGCGCTGACCGAGCCGACCGTCGTCTGGTAGCGCGAGAGCCGGTCGGCGACGTACGTCCACTGGGCGAGTTGGAGGTGGTGGCCGGGAACTCCCTCGTGGTACCAGGTGGTGACCAGGTCGTAGACGGGGAACCGGGTCTGGCCCATCGTCGGCAGCCAGGTGCGGCCGGGACGGGAGAAGTCCAACGACGGCTTGGTGTAGTACGGCGCGGCGGCACCGCCGGGCGGAGCGATCATCGACTCCACCCGACGGATCGGCTCGGCCAGTTCGAAGTGCGTGCCGTCCAGCTTCTCGATCGCCTCGTCCATCAGCTCCTGGAGCCAGCGACGGGTCTCCTCCACGCCCTCGACCGCCCGGCCGTGGGTGTCGAGCCGGCGCAGCGCCGCCCAGGGGTCGGCCGCCCCGGGCAGCACCTTCTCGGCCTCGGCGCGCATCTCGGCGTGGACGCGGTGGTACTCCTCCCAGCCGTACGCGTACGCCTCCTCCAGGTCCAGGTCGGTGCCGTTCCAGTAGCGCGCCCAACGCCGGTACCGTTCGCGGCCGACGGTGTCCGGGGCACCGTGGAGGGCCGGGGCGTAGGTGTCGCGGAGCCAGTCCCGTAGCCGGGCCAGGGCGTCGGTGGCCGTCGCGGCGGCACCGTCCAGTTCGGAGCGCAGCGCCCGGGGGCCGTCGTCGGTGAACTCGGCGAACCAGCCCCGTCCCCCGTCGCCGGCGATCCACGCGTCGAGCTGTCCCACCACCGTCTCCACCTGGCGGGGGCCGGCCGGGAGGCCGCCGGCCAGACCCGCTTCCAGGGCACCCCGGTAACCGGCCAACGCCGCCGGCACGGCGCGCAACCGGCGGGCGACGGCCGCCCAGTCCTCGTCGCCCTCGGTCGGCATGAGGGTGAAGACACCGCGCACCGAGTGCAGCGGTGAGCGGAGGTTGCTGACGGTGCGCAGCCCCTCACCGGCCTCGTGGACGGCGAGTTCGGCGGTCAGCCGTTCGCGCAGCAGTCGCGCGCAGCGCCGTTCGACGTCGCTGTCCCCGCCGGGCCGCTTCTCCGCCTCGGCGAGCCGTTCCAGGGTGGTGCGGCACAGGTCGGCCTGCTCCTCCTGACCGGTGGGGGAGAAGTCGGGAAGTCTCCCCGAGCTCTCGGGGAGACCGAGGTGGGTGCCGAGGATGGGGTCGAGTTCGACGAGCGCGTCGACGTGGGCGTCGGCGACCTGTCGGGGCAGGGGCGCGTTCACAGTGGCATCGGACATGGTCGCCATCCTGGTACGTCGAGGGCCGTCGCGTCAGCGGTGCGTCCGCTGTTCGTCGGTGTCGGTCCGCGGCGCTCCGGCGCGAGGGGGCGGACGGAACGGGAGGGAGCCCGGCCGCGCCGGCGGGGAGTCGGGGTCAGGACGGGGCGGCGGGCGGCAGCAGCGGCCCGCACGTCCACTGCTGGAAGATCAGCCGCGTCTCCACGCGGGCGACCTCCCGTCGCGAGGTGAACTCGTCCAGCACCAGCCGCTGGAGGTCGGCGGTCCCGGCGACCGCCACGTGGACGAGGTAGTCGTCCGGGCCGGTCAGGTGGAACAGCGCCCGGGACTCCGGCAGGGCCCGGACGCGTTCCACGAACGGGCCGATCAACTCCCTGCGGTGCGGCCGGACCTGGACCGACAGGAAGGCCTCCAGCGGCCGTCCCAGCCTGGCCGGGTCCAGCCGCAGGGCGTGGCCGAGGATCACCCCGCCGCGCCGCAGCCGTGCCACCCGGTCCAGGCAGGTGGAGGGGGCCACTCCCACGGCGCCGGCGAGGTCGCGGTAGGTGGTCCGGGCGTCGTTCTGCAGCAGGCGCAGAATCTCCAGATCGACCGTGTCCAGTGCGATGGAATCGGACATCGGGCGAACATAGCACGGGCTTTTCGGGCTACTTCCCGGTAGCTGTTCAGTATCGCCGTATGACCAAGGACAGCATGGACACGACACCGACGACGCCGGCCCGGTCGTTGGTCACCGAAGCCGTGCACGCCGGACGCGAGGACCTCGCGGCCCTCGGCCTGCACACCGCCCCCCTGGACCTGTCCACCACCTACCCCTCCCACGACAGCCGCGCCGAGGCCGCCCGGCTCGACGCGTTCGCCGCCACCGGCGTCCTGCCGGACGGCCCGCCGGTCTACGCCCGGCTCGACAACCCCACCGTGGCGCGCTTCGAGACCGCCCTGGCCCGCCTGGAGGGGGCGGAGGCGGCCGTCGCCTTCGCCAGCGGAATGGCGGCGCTGACCGCCGTGCTCCTGGCCCGGTCCGCGGCGGGACTGCGGCACGTCGTGGCGGTGCGGCCGCTGTACGGGTGCAGCGACCACCTGCTCACCAGCGGGCTGCTGGGCACCGAGGTGACCTGGGCGGACCCTGCCGGCATCGCCGACGCCATCCGTCACGACACCGGTCTGGTGGTGGTGGAGTCCCCGGCCAACCCCACCCTGTCCGAGGTGGACCTCGATGCCGTGGCCCACGCCTGCGGATCGGTGCCGCTGTTGGTCGACAACACCTTCGCCACCCCCGTCCTGCAGCGCCCGGTCGAGCACGGCGCCCGGATGGTGCTGCACAGCGCCACCAAGTACCTGGGCGGCCACGGCGACGTCCTCGGCGGCGTCGTCGCCTGCGACGAGTCCACGGCCCGGGAGCTGCGCAGGATCCGCTTCGCCACCGGTGGGGTGCTCCACCCCTGGGCCGGCTATCTGCTGCTGCGCGGCCTGTCCACCCTGCCGGTGCGGGTGCGGGCGCAGTCCGCCACCGCCGCCGAACTGGTCCGGCGCCTGGCGGACGACCCGCGCGTCGCCCGCGTCCACTACCCCCGGCTCGGTGGCGCCATGGTCTCCTTCGAGGTGCGCGGCGATCCGCACCGGGTGATCGCGGGAGTGCGGCTGATCACCCCGGCCGTCAGCCTCGGCAGCGTGGACACCCTCATCCAGCACCCCGGCTCCATCAGCCACCGCATCATCGGCGAGGACAACCGCCGCACCGGTGGGATCGGCGAGAAGCTGCTGCGCATGTCGGTCGGCCTGGAGGACGTCGAGGACCTGTGGCGGGACCTCGACGCCGCCCTCGGGGCGGGGCACGCCGGCGAGAGTGGCTCCGAGGACGGCTCCGAGGAGGGCGGCGCCGGGGAGCTCAGTGCCCGCCCGTCTCCGTCGTCGCGGGAACCGGAGCGAGCCGGGCGGTGATCACCAGGGTGCCCTCCTCGACCTGGTAGTCCAGCGGCAACCCCAGGCCGCGCATCGCCGCCACCATGCCGGTGTTGGACGCCTGCGTCACGGCGTAGACGCTCTCGCTGCGCGCCTCCGCGGCCATCTCCACCAGTCGGCGCAGCAGTTCGGCGCCGATGCCGCGGCGCTGCCAGACGTCCTCGACGAGGAGGGCCACCTCGGTCTCGTCGCCGTCCCACAGCAGGTGCCCCAGCGCCACCAGCTTCCCCGCCGGTGTCTCGGCGGCCAGGGTACGGCCGAACCGCGGGCTGAGCAGGTGGTCCAGGTAGCGGTCGGCGTCCTTGACCGGGCCGTGGTAGCGCGCGCTCAGCGTGCGCGTCGAGCACCGTCGGTGCATGGCGCGGGCGGCCTGGAGGTCACGGGTGTCCGCCCGCCGCACGGTGATCTCGTTGCCCTCCCGGAGCGTGAGCCTCTCGCGGCGGCGCGGCATCCGGCCGGAGGCGCCCCCGGGGGTGACGGCCCCGTCCGGGTGGGGGGCGAGCTGGGTGTCCAGCAGGGCGTCGAGCCGGACCAGGGCCCGGGCCCGGGCGAACTCGGTGGGGGTGAAGGGCAGGTGGGGGCGCTCGACGGCGACCGTCCCGCCGCGCGGGTCGCGCAGGCGCATCGTCGTCCCCTCCAACACGCCCTCCTGCGGCACGTCTTCCCCGGCGTCCCCGGCGTCCCCGGTCTCGCCGACCCCCTCGGGCCGGGGGGTGTCCGCCGTGCGCGCGGGGACCGAACGGATGGTGCAGCGTCCGAGCAGCCGGCGCAGCGCGAGCGGCAGTTCGGCGCTGTCCAGGGCGGTGCGGGTGGCCAGCTCCAGCACCCGGGTGGGGACGTCCACCATGTCGTGGGCGTCGGCGCGCTCCAACCAGGTCTCCCGACCACCCGCCGAGGAGACCGCCCGGCGCAGCGTGGCGGCCTCCAGCGACCAGGGCGCCCGCAGCATGAACTCGTCCACCGTCACCTCGCCCAGCGGGTGGGTCTGGAGCCCGACGACGTCCACCCGGTACTCCGCCAGCGCGCCGCACAGCGCGGCGAGCGATCCCGGCTCCTCCCGCACGGTGGTGCGCAGCCGCCACAGCACCGGCGACTCCTCCCCGGTGGGACCGGCCGGGGAGGGCGCCGGCGTCTCACCGCTGGTGGCGGCCGCCCCGGCCTGCCGCGCCGGGGAGTCGGGATCGGGCGGGGGGTGGTGGCGCCGTCGTGACCACCACAGGTGGATCCCTGCCGTGGCCAGCAGCGCGGCGGCCGACACCATCAACAGGACGGGGCCGTCGGGGCCGTGGGCCACCGTCTTCGCGATGCTGTCCGCCACGGTCACGGCCGTGAACAGCGCGGCCAGTTCGATCAGGTCGTGCCGCCAGTGGTGCGTGCCGTGCCCTCCGCGGCGGGTGGCGGGGCGGTCGGCGCGGTGTGCGGGAGTCTCGGTCATGGCGCCACTCTCGCGGACCGGTGTTGCGTGATCACGAACGATCTGTGACCGATGGGTTAAGCGCCATCTGGGAATCATGCCCTTTTTGTCGCGCGCTTCGTCATCCGGTCGAGAGACGTCGCAGCACCGCTCCGCACCGCCGGGCGTACAGCCGCTGGAACAGGGGGACGATCGGCCCGACGGCCCGCACCCACCACAGGTCGGGCCGGCTGAACGCCCGCACCTCCAGCCACACCGACCCGTCGCCGGCCCACTCCACGACGAACGCCTCCTCGCCGCGTTCCGGGTGGCCGGGCAGCGTCCCGTACCCGAAGCCGGCCCGCCGCGCGCCGGCCGCCGTCCACACCACCCGGCAGGGGGCGTGGAGCCGCAGCCGTCCGACGCCCAGGCCCACCACCACGCGCACGCCCGGCTCGGCGCGCGGGGCGACGGTCGCCATCTCCACTCCCATGGCCCGGTGCATCCGCCAGGTCAGCACGGCGTCGGCGGCGGCCCGGAAGACCTCCGGACCCGACCCGAGGCGGGTGCGCACCCGCAACCTCCCGAACCCCGGTGGGAACCGGGAGAGGTCGTCCTCGCGGGTGGCACCCGCCCCGGCGTACGTCAGGCCGGCGGTGGGGTCCTCCGTGCGGTCGTCGTCGTGATCGCCGTCGCGGTCGTCACGGTCGTCGCGGTCGTCCATGGAGGCAGCGTAGGCGTCCTGCCCGTCACTGTCCGACCCGGCCCGGTCGGAGCGTCTTCGTGAACAGCACCGCGCCGCCCTCCTCGCGCAGTCGCACCGTCATCTCGCCGCTGTCGCCGTCGATGTCCACCTGCCCGTAGAACTGGTGACCCTCGCTCGGCGACACGTTCCCTCGCAGGGGTGCCTTGACGAAGACCCGCTCCGGGCCGAACGTGCCGTCCAGCGCGCTCGCCGGGAAGGCGCCCGCGTTCAACGGGCCGGAGACGAACTCCCAGAAAGGCGCGAAGTCCTTGAACGCCGCCCGCTCCGGGGCGTAGTGCTGGGCCGAGGTGTGGTGCACGTCGGCGGTCAGCCACACCGTGCCCGTGATCCGCCGGTGCTTGACGAACCGCAGCAGCTCGGCGATCTGCAGCTCCCTGCCCAGCGGCGCGCCGGGGTCGCCCTGCGCCACCGCCTCCACGTTCGCGCCGTCGGAGACGACCAGCCCCAGCGGCATGTCGGAGGCGATCACCTTCCACACCGCCTGTGAGCGCGTCAGCTCGCGCTTGAGCCAGGCCAACTGCTCGGCCCCCAGCACACCCTGTGGCTCGACGGTCTCCCGACCGGGGGAGTTGGCGTTCCGGTGGGTGCGCATGTCCAGCACGAAGACGTCCAGCAGGGGGCCGTACCGCACCACCCGGTGGATCCGGCCGTCGCGGTTGCGCCGCCGGGAGGACGGGGACAGGGGGAAGTACTCGCCGAACGCCCGTCGTGCCCGTGCCGCCAGCACGTCCACGCGTCGCTCGGTGTAGCGCTCGTCGCTCAGGATCTCCCCCGGGTACCAGTTGTTGACCACCTCGTGGTCGTCCCACTGCACGATCGAGGGCACCCGGGCGTTGAAGCGACGCAGGGACTCCGCCATCAGGTTGTAGCGGAAGTTGCCCCGGTACTCGGCCAGCGTCTCGGCGACCTTCGCCTTCTCCTCGGTGACGAGGTTGCGCCAGACCCCGCCGTCCGGCAGCGCCACGGTCTCCGTCAGGGGGCCGTCGGCGTAGACGGTGTCCCCGCTGAAGAGGAAGAAGTCCGGCTCCAGCCGGGCCATCTCGTCGAAGATGGGGTAACCGCCCCGGTCGGGGTTGATGCCCCACCCCTGCCCCGCCAGGTCGCCCGACCAGACGAACCGCAGCCCGTCCCGGCGTCGCGCCGGGGCGGTGCGGAAGGTGCCGTACACCGGCTCGCTCGTGCGGCGCGGGTCGTCCGGGTCGGTCAGCACCACCCGGTAGCGCACCCGCCGCCCCGGGGGCAGCCCGTGCAGCGCCGTCGTCCCGGTGAAGTCCGTGTCCGGACCGAGGAGCGGGCCGTACATCCGCCTGGGATTGCGGAAGGACTCCGTGGTCGAGACCTCCACCAGCATCCGGGCCGGGCGGTCCGCCCGCACCCACACCAGTCCGGAGGTGGTCGTCACCTCGCCCACCTGCACGCCCCAGTCGGCGCGCGGCCGGCCGGACAGGGCCAGGGCCGGCGCCGCCGCACCCAGGGAGACGCCCGGCAGCGTCAGCGCCGTCGAGGCCGCCAGCGTGCCGCGCAGGACCGCGCGCCGGGCGGGGGCGGTGCGGACGGGCGGGGAGTCCTCTCGTGCCATGGACGGACCTCCGGAAGATCGGTGGATCGGCAGTCGTACGGGCGTCCATGGTGGCGATCCTCGGGGAACGCCGTGACGGGCGGCAGGCGAGCGAAGAGCGACGTGAAAATGACAAGTTCACTTGCCACTCGAACAGCATGCCGCTTGCTTGACCGGAATCGTCCAAATGTGCCCGGTGCGGGTGACATGGTGCGTAACCTCTCCGTCACCACAGCGCCGTCGGGCCGCCGGCGGGCGCGTCCGCACGCTGCGCGGGAGGGCGGTGGGAGGGGACCGCCGTTCCCGTGTCCCGCGGGCACCGCGCCGACTGTGCGAAGGGCCGACTGTGCCGAAGGGCCGGAGGGGCCGGAAGTCAGCCGATGGTCTCCAGGATCACCCGCGCCACCAGTGCCGGGTCGTCGTTCATCGGCACGTGCCCGCACCCCGGCAGCCGCACCAGCCGGGCGCCGGGGATCGACCGCTTGGCCCGCACCCCCTGCCGGGGGAACAGCAGCCGGTCACCGGCCCCC carries:
- a CDS encoding pyridoxamine 5'-phosphate oxidase family protein, whose translation is MSDPVNEPESAVRLRLAEEKNVWLCTVRPDGSAHVTPVWFVCRGSRWWIGADHGSVKVGNIRKEPRVSLALEDGRFPVVAEGDASLIRDGFPREVVAAFERKYGWDVSAPTRPGGKRVLLEVRVRRWLLAGTAQ
- a CDS encoding dihydrofolate reductase family protein; protein product: MSSLMVDYIMSLDGYGAAEGWPGWWGMEGPEYFAWLEEDGKNDWITLMGATTYRMMSKFAEQGEEGVDALTALDKIVFSSTLTAPLSWANTELVTGDAVESVRKMKRGSRQLRTLGSLGLSRSLLRAGLVDRFRVVVFPVITGATGRDRIFDGYPDVKLDLMESRTLDGRSQVLDYKPTVLDGPPGTGPQ
- a CDS encoding DUF885 domain-containing protein translates to MSDATVNAPLPRQVADAHVDALVELDPILGTHLGLPESSGRLPDFSPTGQEEQADLCRTTLERLAEAEKRPGGDSDVERRCARLLRERLTAELAVHEAGEGLRTVSNLRSPLHSVRGVFTLMPTEGDEDWAAVARRLRAVPAALAGYRGALEAGLAGGLPAGPRQVETVVGQLDAWIAGDGGRGWFAEFTDDGPRALRSELDGAAATATDALARLRDWLRDTYAPALHGAPDTVGRERYRRWARYWNGTDLDLEEAYAYGWEEYHRVHAEMRAEAEKVLPGAADPWAALRRLDTHGRAVEGVEETRRWLQELMDEAIEKLDGTHFELAEPIRRVESMIAPPGGAAAPYYTKPSLDFSRPGRTWLPTMGQTRFPVYDLVTTWYHEGVPGHHLQLAQWTYVADRLSRYQTTVGSVSANAEGWALYAERLMDELGFLHDAELRLGYLDAQMMRSTRVIVDIGMHLGLEIPDHSPFHPGERWNPRLAQEFFGLHSGRPADFVESELVRYLGMPGQAIGYKLGERAWLKGREAARAAHGDAFDAKRWHMEALSLGSLGLDDLVAELSAL
- a CDS encoding Lrp/AsnC family transcriptional regulator encodes the protein MSDSIALDTVDLEILRLLQNDARTTYRDLAGAVGVAPSTCLDRVARLRRGGVILGHALRLDPARLGRPLEAFLSVQVRPHRRELIGPFVERVRALPESRALFHLTGPDDYLVHVAVAGTADLQRLVLDEFTSRREVARVETRLIFQQWTCGPLLPPAAPS
- a CDS encoding trans-sulfuration enzyme family protein, encoding MTKDSMDTTPTTPARSLVTEAVHAGREDLAALGLHTAPLDLSTTYPSHDSRAEAARLDAFAATGVLPDGPPVYARLDNPTVARFETALARLEGAEAAVAFASGMAALTAVLLARSAAGLRHVVAVRPLYGCSDHLLTSGLLGTEVTWADPAGIADAIRHDTGLVVVESPANPTLSEVDLDAVAHACGSVPLLVDNTFATPVLQRPVEHGARMVLHSATKYLGGHGDVLGGVVACDESTARELRRIRFATGGVLHPWAGYLLLRGLSTLPVRVRAQSATAAELVRRLADDPRVARVHYPRLGGAMVSFEVRGDPHRVIAGVRLITPAVSLGSVDTLIQHPGSISHRIIGEDNRRTGGIGEKLLRMSVGLEDVEDLWRDLDAALGAGHAGESGSEDGSEEGGAGELSARPSPSSREPERAGR
- a CDS encoding GNAT family N-acetyltransferase gives rise to the protein MTETPAHRADRPATRRGGHGTHHWRHDLIELAALFTAVTVADSIAKTVAHGPDGPVLLMVSAAALLATAGIHLWWSRRRHHPPPDPDSPARQAGAAATSGETPAPSPAGPTGEESPVLWRLRTTVREEPGSLAALCGALAEYRVDVVGLQTHPLGEVTVDEFMLRAPWSLEAATLRRAVSSAGGRETWLERADAHDMVDVPTRVLELATRTALDSAELPLALRRLLGRCTIRSVPARTADTPRPEGVGETGDAGDAGEDVPQEGVLEGTTMRLRDPRGGTVAVERPHLPFTPTEFARARALVRLDALLDTQLAPHPDGAVTPGGASGRMPRRRERLTLREGNEITVRRADTRDLQAARAMHRRCSTRTLSARYHGPVKDADRYLDHLLSPRFGRTLAAETPAGKLVALGHLLWDGDETEVALLVEDVWQRRGIGAELLRRLVEMAAEARSESVYAVTQASNTGMVAAMRGLGLPLDYQVEEGTLVITARLAPVPATTETGGH
- a CDS encoding DUF1990 family protein gives rise to the protein MDDRDDRDDRDGDHDDDRTEDPTAGLTYAGAGATREDDLSRFPPGFGRLRVRTRLGSGPEVFRAAADAVLTWRMHRAMGVEMATVAPRAEPGVRVVVGLGVGRLRLHAPCRVVWTAAGARRAGFGYGTLPGHPERGEEAFVVEWAGDGSVWLEVRAFSRPDLWWVRAVGPIVPLFQRLYARRCGAVLRRLSTG
- a CDS encoding alkaline phosphatase D family protein, translated to MAREDSPPVRTAPARRAVLRGTLAASTALTLPGVSLGAAAPALALSGRPRADWGVQVGEVTTTSGLVWVRADRPARMLVEVSTTESFRNPRRMYGPLLGPDTDFTGTTALHGLPPGRRVRYRVVLTDPDDPRRTSEPVYGTFRTAPARRRDGLRFVWSGDLAGQGWGINPDRGGYPIFDEMARLEPDFFLFSGDTVYADGPLTETVALPDGGVWRNLVTEEKAKVAETLAEYRGNFRYNLMAESLRRFNARVPSIVQWDDHEVVNNWYPGEILSDERYTERRVDVLAARARRAFGEYFPLSPSSRRRNRDGRIHRVVRYGPLLDVFVLDMRTHRNANSPGRETVEPQGVLGAEQLAWLKRELTRSQAVWKVIASDMPLGLVVSDGANVEAVAQGDPGAPLGRELQIAELLRFVKHRRITGTVWLTADVHHTSAQHYAPERAAFKDFAPFWEFVSGPLNAGAFPASALDGTFGPERVFVKAPLRGNVSPSEGHQFYGQVDIDGDSGEMTVRLREEGGAVLFTKTLRPGRVGQ